The Desulfonatronum lacustre DSM 10312 region GTTTTTGACGATGGTGTAGCAGATGGAAAGTCCTAGGCCTGTGCCCTTGCCCACTGGTTTCGTGGTGAAGAAGGGATCGAAAATCCGGGAAAGGTTGGCTTTGGGAATGCCCATGCCCGTGTCCGCGACGGCGACCTCGGCCATGTCTGCGACGGTGTGGGTGGTGACGGTGATCGTCCCCCCCCTGCCTTCCAAGGCGTCCAGGGCGTTGTTGAACAGGTTCAGAAGAACCTGCTGTATTTCCGAAGCTGAAGCCGTGATGGGCGGCAGGTCGTCGGCCAGGTGCAGTTCGATGCGGGCGTTGGCGTAACGGGCGTGATTTTCGGACAAGGCGCCGACGTCCCGGATCATGGCGTTAAGATGCACCTCCTGCATCCGTAGGTCCGACTTGCGGGCGAAGCTGAGCATCTTGTGGGTGATATCCTTGCAGCGGGCGCCCTGGGTTCGGATTTGGCCCAACGCCCGGCGTAACTCGTCGAAGTTTCGGGAGTTGGCCATCTCGGCGTCTTCTTGCAGCAGGTCCTCCATCCATCCGGCCTCTTCGACCATGATCGCCACCGGGTTGTTGATTTCATGGGCGATGCCAGCGGCCAGTTCGCCGATGGAGGCCATTTTCCCGGCTTCGATGAACTGTTCGCTCATGGTCTCCATGACCAGTGACTCGCGCAGTGCCTCACTGGCCATGCAGCGGCGCAAAAAGACCATCGCCGCGCCGATGCCGAACAGGCCGAGGCCGAGGAGTCCGGCCAGAATGACGCGCAGGGGGTAGCTTTCAGGAGCCAGGATGGCGGGCGGGGAGGATGTAAGGCTGAACCAGAATACCGTCATGGCGGCCAAGTAGGGCAGGGCGGCGAGACCGACGGCCATGAGCACGGTTAGGGAGCGGTATCTGGAAGCGTGTTCGGACATGGGCCGTTTCCTGGGATTCATCCTTGCAAGTCAGCTATGGTTGCCTTTATCCTTGACTGGTGTTTTGTTCAAGTGGCTGGTGTCTTGGTATTCATAACCAATCTGTTCTTATCACAATCCACGTCGCGATCGGAATC contains the following coding sequences:
- a CDS encoding sensor histidine kinase, yielding MSEHASRYRSLTVLMAVGLAALPYLAAMTVFWFSLTSSPPAILAPESYPLRVILAGLLGLGLFGIGAAMVFLRRCMASEALRESLVMETMSEQFIEAGKMASIGELAAGIAHEINNPVAIMVEEAGWMEDLLQEDAEMANSRNFDELRRALGQIRTQGARCKDITHKMLSFARKSDLRMQEVHLNAMIRDVGALSENHARYANARIELHLADDLPPITASASEIQQVLLNLFNNALDALEGRGGTITVTTHTVADMAEVAVADTGMGIPKANLSRIFDPFFTTKPVGKGTGLGLSICYTIVKNMGGDITVASQVNVGTTITIRLPLTKDSKERKVAESART